The Faecalibacterium sp. I3-3-89 sequence CCCGACCGGCTTCTGCTGAATCAGATCCCCCTCGAGCCGGTGGTGCAGTTCTATCTGGATGCGCCCCACATGGGGGTCATCCGCGCCCACCCGGAGTTTTTGTACGGGGAGGATAAGGTGACGCCTTTTGCGGCTCCGGCGGATCTGCTGCGGGACGCCCGGGCAGAGCGGCGGGCGGGGCGGATGCTTCAGACCTATCTGCCCCAACAGACCGATACCAGCCCCGCGGAGTACGGCACGGACGACGAGGATACCCTTGTCACCTTCCTTGAAGAGGGCGTGCCGGCCCTGCTGGCAGAAGGTGAGGTCTATCTCAGCGATGCATTCCGCGACCTACAGGCTGCGCCGCCGAAGATCTCGGTGAGCGTGTCGGTGCAGGGCAGCGTGCTGGATCTGGAGGTGGACACCGGCGAGTTCCCGGTGAGCGAGCTGAAGGCCCTGCTGAAGTCGCTCCACCAGAAAAAGCGCTACCACCGCCTGCGGGATGGCCGCCTGCTGCGGCTGGACGACTCGCTGGAAGTGTTGGACGAGCTGAACGAGACGCTGGAGCTTTCCGGCGCAAAGCTGGGCCAGAACCACGCCCGGCTGCCCCTTTACCGTGCGCCCAGCCTAGACTGGGCGCTCTCGGGCCAGACCGGCGTGCGGTTCGACCGGGACGACGCCTTCCGGCGGATCAGCCGGAGCTTCCACGCGGTCAAGGACAGCGAGTATGCCCCGCCTGCCTCGCTGCAAAAGACCCTGCGCAAGTACCAGCGGGACGGCTACCGCTGGCTGCGGACGCTGGACAGCTACGGGATGGGCGGCGTCCTCGCCGATGATATGGGTCTGGGCAAGACGGTGCAGGTGCTGAGCTACCTGCTGGCGATGAAGCAGAGCGGCCAGACTGAGAGCAAAGGGCTGCTGCCCAGCCTCATCGTCTGCCCGGCCTCGCTGGTGCTGAACTGGGCCGAGGAGTGCCGGAAGTTCACGCCGGAGCTGACCTGCGTGGTGGTGGACGGCGACGCAGCCCACCGGGCTGCGCTGGCTGAGAGCTGGCCCGCCGCCGACCTCGTGGTGACGAGCTACGACCTGCTGCGCCGGGATGAGGCTCTTTACGAGGGGCAGGAGTTCTACGCCTGCATCCTCGATGAGGCGCAGGCCATCAAGAACCACACCACCCAGAAATATAAGGCCGTCTGCAAGGTCCGCAGCCGGGTGCGGTTCGCCCTCACCGGCACGCCGGTGGAAAACCGGCTTGGCGAGCTTTGGAGCATCTTCTCCTTCCTGATGCCGGGCTATCTGCCGCCCTATAAAAGCTTTTGCAGCCGGTTCGAGAAGCCCATCGTGCAGGAGGAGGATCAGACGGCCGTCCGGCGGCTCAACCAGCTGACCGGCCCCTTCATCCTCCGCCGGATGAAAGCGGATGTGCTGAAGGAGCTGCCCCCCAAGACCGAGAACGTCTACCGCATCGAGCTGGAAGAAGAGCAGCGGAAGCTCTATCTGGCTGCGGTGGTGGACGCCAGGGAGAAGCTGCGCGCCGCAAAGCCGGAGGACAAGATGGCGGTGTTCGCTGTCCTCATGCGGCTGCGGGAGATCTGCTGCGACCCGCGCCTTATCGCGGACAACTGGGAGGGCGGCAGCGCCAAGCTGGATGCCTGCGTGGAGCTGATCTCCGGCGCCGTGGAGGGCGGCCACCGCATCCTGCTGTTCAGCCAGTTCACCTCCATGCTGGAGCTGCTGGCAAAGCGTCTGGATGCCGAGGGCATCAGCCACTTTACCCTCCAAGGCTCGACGCCGAAGCCGGTCCGGGCGGAGCTTGTCCGGAGGTTCAACGGCGGCGAGGTGAGCGTCTTTCTCATCTCGCTGCGGGCGGGCGGCACGGGCCTCAACCTGACGGCGGCGGACATCGTCATCCACTACGACCCGTGGTGGAATGTGGCCGCGCAGAATCAGGCCACCGACCGCGCCTACCGCATCGGACAGCAGAACCCGGTGCAGGTGTATAAACTCATTGCACAGGACACCATCGAAGAAAAGATCGTGGAATTGCAGCAGGCCAAGCAGTCGCTGGCCGACACCGTGACCGGCACCGCCGATGGTGCCATCCTCTCGATGCGGCCGGACGAGCTGCTGCGGCTGCTGGAAGGGAGCGAAGGATGAAATACGCATTGTTTTCGGTGCCGGTGGGCACCATTTACGACCTGCCCCAGACCATCAAAGAGGGCGAGGCAGGGTTTGTCTCCACCATCGGGGACGAGGGTCTGTACGGGCAGGCCTGTCAGGTGCGGACTGCGCCCGGCGGCGTGACCGCCGCCGGCGTCCTGCTGCCGCCGGATGTGGCCGAGGTGGTCAGCTTTTACGGCTATCGCGGCTATGTGGACCGGCGGGAGCTGCAGTTCGTCCGAGAGGAGGAGCTGTGGGAGTATCTGGGGGCAGACCTCGTTCTCGTGGGCCGGGCCACGGACGTCCTCAGCCTGCCGAAGGTGCAGGGGGTGCGGATGCTGGAGCTGGAGCGGGGCGGCGTCCTCCGCCGCCAGCACGAGACCGCTGAAGAGGCCGAGGCCCACAAGGGCTGGGCAAAGGTCCTGCTGACCGATGGCCGGACGGGCTACGTCCGGGATGTGGCACTGGAGCCGGTGCGGTACGAGATGACGGCGGTGTTCTCCCAGAGAGAGGGGTTGGCCTTCAACGACGCACTGGCTGAGGCGCTGACCACGACGGCCGAGCGGCTGGTGCCCGACGCCGTGGCCCGCTGGTACGGCGGCAGCGAGGATGCCTTCCGGGCTGCAGTCTGTGCACAGGCGAAGAAGTATAGGGGCACCGAGTACCGCTGGGGCGGAAAGTCGGGCCGGGGCATTGATTGCTCAGGACTCGTCAGCAGTGCCTATATGCAGTGCGGCGTCCTCATCTACCGGGACGCCAAGATCGTCGAGGGTTGGCCGATGCATGAGGTGGCGTTCGAAGACAAGAAGCCCGGCGACGCCCTCTTCTTCCCGGGCCATGTGGCCCTCTATCTTGGGGAAGGGAGATACATCCACTCCACCGGAGCCGCAGTCAGCGGCGGGGTGGTCATCAACAGCCTTGAGCCGGAGGACCCGCTGTATCGAGACGATCTGGTCAAGAGCTTATATGCGGTGGGGAGCGTTTTCTGAAAACGACGTTTCGCGCGCTGGTAGCGCGGATTAAGTTTTTTCTTTCGGTCAAATGGCTTGCGCTCCGCGCGGGCCAGAGGCAGGGAGGGGTGTTTCGACTCCCCCCTCCCTACCTCTGGACTCCACTCTCCCCGCAACGAGTTAAGGGCTGCTCGCCCTTAACAATTCCAAAGAGGAAGTCGAAACGGAAAAAAGCTAGCCGCTGCGCTTAACGCTTTTTTCTCGTTTCTCCTATTTGCTGCTTTGCAGCAGACTTTACGCCCTTGCAGAACGTAAAGTTCTGCGAAAACGTAACGCCATCGGCGGAGCCGTAAACCGGAGAAGTACAAAAAATGCGTTTAGCGAAGCGGCTAGCATTTTTGTGCTTCGACAACTCCTTTGGGGTCTGAAAGGGGCGAGCAGCCCCTTTCTCGTGAATCCAGCGCGTCGAAATCGCTGGTGCTTTTCTGGTTCTCTTTTGGCACGCAAAAGAGAACATTAGCCCTCATGCAAAAGCGATTTAACCCGCGCCACCAGCGCGCAATCCAACCTAAAGAGAACCAAGACCTACTGCAACAGAGCTTTGCCCCGCGCCACCAGCGCGAGAACCTGCTTAAAAAACGGCCCTACTGCAACAGAGCTTTGCCCCGCGCACAGGCGCGCGAAGCCGTTTATAAAAAAAATAAGCTTAACGGAAGCATCACCTTCCCTTTAACAAAGGAGAACCAAAATGAAAGTCTTCGATTTACATTGTGACACTTTAAGCGAGCTGCGCTACGCCGAAAAGGCGGGCGCACCCAAGAGCTTTGCGCAGAACGATCTGCACATCGACCTGCAGAAGCTGAAAAAAGGCGACTATATGCTCCAATGCTTTGCCGCCTTCGTCAATCTGGGCGATAA is a genomic window containing:
- a CDS encoding DEAD/DEAH box helicase, which translates into the protein MDREEIRYLLGSTIYARAKAYENRVQGMECETAENGVRHLSADVRGSGRNIYRTQAWLRQNGSFVSASCTCPFNENGEGPCCKHIGALLLKDAAEPEEKAAPKPEKRRALDIPGVQRGTEFAKEAAARKDSYASGLEMLFGRKWRGDEPVSDLQAQELLRAYQEDALAEVESLTASDSQQRGFAELEPELILDYSGQPPLLRLRISDGGRQYVVKSIPELLTAIEKERSVSYGKTLAFVHRWSAFTPEAQRILTLLRRQQDTVKSVEAATGRPTRSIANGPAGSVPLSGELLDALAALYEPRGEVGGYELRKGLPPLTLKVEKKRGGVHIVVEPSLHTLQGLDYSYLYNEDTIWKLERADAARLLPALNALCGSGLFFTSKDAVSFCSFVLPELGRKLTIEDPDRLLLNQIPLEPVVQFYLDAPHMGVIRAHPEFLYGEDKVTPFAAPADLLRDARAERRAGRMLQTYLPQQTDTSPAEYGTDDEDTLVTFLEEGVPALLAEGEVYLSDAFRDLQAAPPKISVSVSVQGSVLDLEVDTGEFPVSELKALLKSLHQKKRYHRLRDGRLLRLDDSLEVLDELNETLELSGAKLGQNHARLPLYRAPSLDWALSGQTGVRFDRDDAFRRISRSFHAVKDSEYAPPASLQKTLRKYQRDGYRWLRTLDSYGMGGVLADDMGLGKTVQVLSYLLAMKQSGQTESKGLLPSLIVCPASLVLNWAEECRKFTPELTCVVVDGDAAHRAALAESWPAADLVVTSYDLLRRDEALYEGQEFYACILDEAQAIKNHTTQKYKAVCKVRSRVRFALTGTPVENRLGELWSIFSFLMPGYLPPYKSFCSRFEKPIVQEEDQTAVRRLNQLTGPFILRRMKADVLKELPPKTENVYRIELEEEQRKLYLAAVVDAREKLRAAKPEDKMAVFAVLMRLREICCDPRLIADNWEGGSAKLDACVELISGAVEGGHRILLFSQFTSMLELLAKRLDAEGISHFTLQGSTPKPVRAELVRRFNGGEVSVFLISLRAGGTGLNLTAADIVIHYDPWWNVAAQNQATDRAYRIGQQNPVQVYKLIAQDTIEEKIVELQQAKQSLADTVTGTADGAILSMRPDELLRLLEGSEG
- a CDS encoding C40 family peptidase codes for the protein MKYALFSVPVGTIYDLPQTIKEGEAGFVSTIGDEGLYGQACQVRTAPGGVTAAGVLLPPDVAEVVSFYGYRGYVDRRELQFVREEELWEYLGADLVLVGRATDVLSLPKVQGVRMLELERGGVLRRQHETAEEAEAHKGWAKVLLTDGRTGYVRDVALEPVRYEMTAVFSQREGLAFNDALAEALTTTAERLVPDAVARWYGGSEDAFRAAVCAQAKKYRGTEYRWGGKSGRGIDCSGLVSSAYMQCGVLIYRDAKIVEGWPMHEVAFEDKKPGDALFFPGHVALYLGEGRYIHSTGAAVSGGVVINSLEPEDPLYRDDLVKSLYAVGSVF